Proteins from a genomic interval of Medicago truncatula cultivar Jemalong A17 chromosome 3, MtrunA17r5.0-ANR, whole genome shotgun sequence:
- the LOC11443025 gene encoding glucan endo-1,3-beta-glucosidase 14: MHCILILSILISSYFSLPLLADGSSIGVNYGRIANNLPSAFKVVKLLKSQGIDRVKLYDTDPAVLKSLSGSGIKVTVNLPNEQLFHTARKLSYALTWLQKNVVVYHPKTQIEAIAVGNEVFVDTHNTTKYLIPAMKNIHKALVKFNLHNSIKISSPIALSALGSSYPSSTGSFKPELIEPVIKPMLNFLRETSSYLMVNVYPFFAYESNADVISLNYALFRENPGNVDPGNGLKYYNIFDAQIDAVFAALNVLQYDDVRVVVSETGWPSKGDSNEVGASPQNAAAYNGNLVKKILNNGGTPLRPNANLTVYLFALFNENGKVGLTSERNFGMFYPDMKKVYDVPFTVAGLKSYRDVPAPGSG, from the exons ATGCATTGTATACTCATTCTTTCCATCCTCATTTCCTCCTACTTCTCACTTCCACTACTTGCAG ATGGCAGTTCCATTGGAGTGAACTATGGTCGCATAGCAAACAACCTACCCTCAGCATTCAAAGTAGTCAAGCTTCTAAAATCACAAGGAATCGACCGGGTCAAACTCTACGACACCGACCCGGCTGTTCTCAAATCCTTATCCGGATCCGGAATCAAAGTAACCGTAAACCTCCCAAACGAACAACTCTTTCACACAGCCAGAAAACTCTCCTACGCCCTCACATGGCTCCAAAAAAACGTCGTCGTTTACCACCCCAAAACCCAAATCGAAGCCATCGCCGTCGGCAACGAAGTCTTCGTCGACACACACAACACCACCAAATACCTCATCCCCGCCATGAAAAACATTCACAAAGCTTTAGTCAAATTCAACCTCCACAATTCCATTAAAATCTCTTCACCAATTGCTTTATCCGCTCTCGGATCCTCTTACCCATCTTCAACCGGGTCATTCAAACCCGAACTCATAGAACCCGTTATTAAACCAATGTTAAACTTCCTCCGTGAAACGTCTTCGTATTTGATGGTCAACGTTTACCCCTTCTTCGCTTACGAGTCAAACGCTGACGTCATTTCTTTAAACTACGCTCTATTTCGTGAAAACCCGGGTAATGTGGATCCAGGTAACGGGTTAAAATACTACAACATCTTCGACGCACAAATCGACGCTGTTTTTGCAGCGCTTAACGTGCTTCAATACGACGACGTTAGAGTGGTTGTCAGTGAAACGGGTTGGCCTTCGAAAGGTGATAGTAATGAGGTGGGTGCATCCCCACAGAACGCTGCTGCGTACAACGGTAATCTTGTTAAGAAGATTCTTAACAACGGTGGGACCCCTTTAAGACCGAATGCGAATCTGACCGTTTATTTGTTTGCACTTTTTAATGAGAATGGGAAAGTGGGACTTACTTCGGAGAGGAATTTTGGGATGTTTTATCCTGATATGAAGAAAGTTTATGATGTTCCGTTTACCGTGGCGGGGTTGAAGAGTTACCGTGACGTTCCGGCGCCGGGAAGTGGCTGA